A window from Primulina huaijiensis isolate GDHJ02 chromosome 13, ASM1229523v2, whole genome shotgun sequence encodes these proteins:
- the LOC140956329 gene encoding uncharacterized protein — MPIRSQILMMTPLPTVGQAFSILSQEETHLTLVPIDTQPASVFYTSQHKYEETKKNQSQNPTHNYCEYCNWTGHTKATCYKLVGYPPGHRLYGQPPRTDNKRNFRGSGKPKQPAVAVNLAADCNSKEEETAVAKPSVPIFTSAQYAEIMKLLEATTVHTSKDPVANMAGPNEWEDNWNW, encoded by the exons ATGCCAATTCGTAGCCAAATCCTTATGATGACTCCGCTTCCAACTGTTGGCCAAGCATTCTCTATTCTGTCACAAGAGGAAACACATCTGACTTTGGTTCCAATAGACACACAACCAGCCTCTGTATTCTACACATCACAACATAAATACGAGGAGACAAAGAAAAATCAGAGTCAGAATCCAACTCATAACTACTGTGAGTATTGCAACTGGACAGGACACACTAAAGCAACTTGTTACAAATTGGTTGGCTATCCTCCGGGGCATCGTTTATATGGACAGCCACCTCGTACTGATAATAAAAGGAATTTTAGAGGTTCTGGAAAGCCTAAACAACCAGCTGTGGCCGTGAATCTAGCAGCAGATTGTAATTCTAAGGAAGAAGAAACAGCTGTTGCCAAACCTTCTGTTCCAATCTTTACTTCAGCGCAATATGCAGAGATCATGAAGTTGTTGGAGGCCACTACTGTTCACACTTCAAAGGATCCGGTAGCTAATATGGCAG GACCTAACGAATGGGAAGATAATTGGAATTGGTAA
- the LOC140990973 gene encoding uncharacterized protein, with translation MDQNATIEEGEGRNGLELISSVSDNQSDLFRPSARYYSMFKGQAMDVADREKGRYTLIRDEENSQVGTYDKPLPCFGCGIGWFSFLVGFLCPLMWYYATLLYFGNYYHKDPRERAGLAASAISALACSVLVFIITIILFV, from the exons ATGGATCAGA ATGCTACTATTGAGGAGGGAGAGGGTAGAAATGGCCTTGAACttatcagttcagtttcagATAATCAATCTGATCTTTTCAGACCATCAGCTCGATATTATTCCATGTTTAAAG GACAAGCTATGGATGTTGCAGACCGGGAAAAAGGCAGATATACTCTAATTAGAGATGAAGAAAACTCTCAAGTGGGAACATATGACAAACCTCTTCCATGCTTTGGCTGTGGAATTGGATGGTTTTC TTTTCTAGTTGGTTTTTTATGCCCTCTGATGTGGTATTATGCTACACTCTTATACTTCGGAAATTACTATCACAAGGATCCCAGGGAACGGGCTGGGCTTGCTGCTTCTGCAATTTCT GCCTTGGCGTGCTCCGTGTTAGTGTTCATAATCACCATTATTCTGTTTGTCTAG